A region of the Carya illinoinensis cultivar Pawnee chromosome 16, C.illinoinensisPawnee_v1, whole genome shotgun sequence genome:
TCATTTAAGACTGAGAAGAAtgcaaaatatcatattttgcTCCCTTAATGTTTAGCCTTTTATACTTATTCGGTGCCTAAATGtactcattatttttatattttgatttaggatTCAAAAGGAGTTGTTAAATGCAAAACCAagcaaaaattgaaagttgacaGTTAAGTTAGTTGATCATATATGAAGCTTTGTACAGTCACGATAGTAAATCTCAAGTGTATAAATAGAAACATTGTATAGCTTTTATATTCAAGTTAATGATAATGAGAAGTACATTAGAATTCTTTCTTCAAGTCCTTTGTTTTTCAagtttacaattttaacaattttacaaTCGGTAGCTTTCCTTTGAGGGATAAGCACTATCCATTAATTAAACAACTCTCTCTCACCACCACTCAAACTCGATCTACTCGAACTAGCTCAGACTTGGTCAAAACTATTTCAATTGGGACTAGAAattgaataattctacttattatctccatacaccacacaccacaattattttaatttattttttaaattttcttataacaaatatgtggtgtatagatgataagtagaacaatttaattagtttagaaagaataaaataaaataaaaaataataagtcgaggacaataaaaataaccaaaGTACTCCCCCAAGGCTGGAGATGCCCTAGCCCATTCGTCTCCATCCTAGTGACAAAACTCTTATCAATCTTTTGAGACAGCAAATCATTGCTTTCAACCCCTTGTTGGACATGATACATTTATGATTTATGTAAAAGGTTTCTCGAAGAGTCATGATAAAAGAAGCCATGCACTCTACTCATATGCCTCCATCAAATAACGGAATGGAAACTCATTTACCCTTAAATGGTGCTCACTTCCAATAATAGAAGGTAGAGATCAATATAGGAGGCCAACAATATATGCTCCAACCATTAGGTCTTAAATGAGAAAAAGCAAGATATAGGTGCATTAAAAGGTCTAATACTTGGTTGGTGATGTTGGGACCATGGCTACTAATTAACGGTATGAATTATATGGCTTTGGAGGACAAGACAGCTAGcttgaaagtgaaagaaatcaTTCAACAAAAGGCACAATCTAAAAATTTGCTCAACTACCACTCAACATTTGGTCTAATGAGAGTCAAACACAGAGTCCACCCAACCCTCACTCGAGACTTGATCGAGAAAGAGTCACATAGAAAGTTCACTTGAGGCTCAGTCGAGCAAACATGATGACCGGatctaaataatttcaaattttagataGAGCTTCTAATCAAGTTGATGAGTAGTAACAAGTATTTTAGATAATTAATTAGGACTATTAATATGacgtaataattttattttagtttaaaactTAAATAGTTTAGGCCTTTGGTCAATGATTTCTTCCTCCCTGCATAGAGCTGGAGAACAAGCATTTGCACTCACCATTTAAAATTAAGGAAAAGCAAGCATGcaaaagaagaaatatattaGTGATGAATATCAAAacttatctttttaaaaatctaCTCGATCACAATTTTCTTTCTATTCTCCCAAAACTGGCCAATAAACAATACATCTCGAGAAAACTAAGtcattctcaaaatattttataattaaacatGGCGAAAGCATTTCTATTGCTTGACGTACGTATGTATATAGATATAGCTTTTCTCAAAATGGATAGATAGAGTTAAAAAGATAATTGAATATAATGTTTTATAAGTAgttttcaatttaatatttatacaagTAGTTTTGATTTTGTATTTAAGTAATGATTTGATAAGAATATAATTCTAATTCTTATAAAAGTAGTTATATTGTTTAAGTAATGATaggataaaaagttaaaaaaaaaataatgtacatttttaagatttgaaaatatttgattcgCTATTTTgaaactcataaaaaaataaaaataaaaatgtaaaattttgtttaaccAACCTTTACATCACAGCAAAATGAAGTCAAAGGTCGTTATAATTTAAGGTTTTCATATATTTGGTTGTTGAACCgaactcaattcatctcaaactaattattgatgggattaactactttttcaaatttctataaagaaattaaattcatttcaacctactttatatatttcaatctaaAAAGTTAAACTGATCTCGACCTAAAAaagtaaaagtcattttaatgagACTCAcaaaatagagttatgttacaTGCAGATATATTTGCATACGCATTGTgtactttattgatatgattagtcaaaataattattttatattaaaaaaataatgtatcaaatcacattaataaaatacataagtaATACACAAAAGTGATTATACATAAAGTTTTAACATAAAATGTTACTATTCACAATTCAACAACTCAATAATTTCAATATACAAATGTAGCCTAAACGTGGACTTTCAAATTCTAAGGTAAATGGCAGTCTTTTCGCTTGAAGTCCCTGCTGGTGCCCGACCCAGTCCACTTTGAAGGAAAGGATGGATGGCTTGGGAGAGAACTGGAGAGATATATGTAGCTGAAGAAGAGTGGGGCGGCAGACAAACATTAAAACCCAACTCAACTAGTTAGACAAGTTGTATGGTACCTACAACTTGACCACGTGTGTGATCTCAACAAAGAATTTTCAACATGGGTTTCAATTCATCTTTAAATGAGCTCAATTCATCTTTATTGAGTTCTgttttagatctattttatgatTCAAACACGTAAATTCATTTCAGATACAAATATCAGAGTTgtcccagagagagagagagagagagagagggaggggagtTTATGGCGCATAGGAGAGTAAAGACTCTTTTCCTAAATTCATGAGGAAATGGGACCACTCCCACCAACACCCAACTATCAGACTTTAAGTACTCAAATAAGTAATGATTGCATGGTGATGGTGTTCGTCATTGTGGTTTTGCAGGCTGGCTGAGGAAAACGTTAAggactcattttattttaatgggatgagaagagagagataaaatattatttaaaggtGTAAAGGTGAGGAAATCTCCAACGTTATggactcattttattattaagatGGTATTGTTAAGATAAAGAGTGTGAGAGAGACAGATATCAGTGAAGTACTATTTATGGCATTGGGTGACTACTGGAGACTAGTGGGATGGCAAGTTTGGCATCAAAGACAGGGAAAATCAATTCCTACAAGAAGAGCAATAGTGCCTTTTTTCCTCCTCCCTGCGGCTGACCTCTCATTTTCTTATAGCCACTGTACGTCATCTTCCTCAGCCAATCAAGCAAGTGCTATGTGGTTCTTTACGACGATTAGAAGAAGAAgcattttcttctattttttgtgaTAGCTTTCAGTgctaaaatattgataatagtctgtagagagagagagagagagagttttgcaGAAAGCTAGGCTCCAATGGCGGGTATCCGGTTGCTGCTCTTTCTGGCTTTGTTCTCTTCAGGATATCTGGTTATTTCCTCACTTACAGATCCTGGTGATGGTAAGTAGTTGCTGCATGCTATATATACATTCTTCattcatgtataatttttcCTTCTCTGTATATTTCAACAGTACGTAGTTGTCATCTGTTGGATTTTTAGTACCAATCCTTCATTTCAATTGATATTCTATTggatttttgtaatattaattgagATAAAAGGAAGTAGTGGTATTAGGatttcaattcaagattttcataccatatatattaaaatcaatcatcatccaaaaatcttcaaactataagaaaatgtgaatttaatcatataattaatatttattactgtATGTTtggtaatttaatattttttttcatttaattacaATTTCAAGACTGGTTATTAGTGATTAAACATTTGATTGGTGCAGCCGCTGCACTCCAATCCCTGAAGGACGTGTGGAAAAATTTACCACCAAGCTGGGGGCATTCAGATCCTTGTGGAGCACCCTGGGAAGGAGTAACATGCAACGATTCTAGGGTTACTGAATTGTAAGTATCCTTCTTTTCAAAACAGTAATTAgtggatttatttttatctccacTTTTTGGGTAATTTCTTATACATTATCCTTATTTTAATACCGTATTCACGcactctataattataaatatcatttattattaATGCTTCAAACTTTCTCAGGAGATTATCCACAATGGGTCTAAAAGGGAAACTGAGTGGTGACATTGGTGAACTCACTGAATTGAGATCCTTGTgagtattctttttcttttactttagtATGAATTCCACTAAGTTATTTCAGTATGAATTCCACTGCATCTATTCATAGTTCTAGTTATTTTGCAAAAGTTGACATTCCCAcctctaaaataaatttagttttgGGAGTAATGCTAATACAGTCTTGTGGTGTTAAGTCTTCATGCActtcctttgaaaaaaagtaaggtCTATTATCAAAAGCGTGACTTTTCATGTAGGTTTTagatttactaatttttttaaaataaaatgtacgAGACTTACAAACTTGAAAACTGTAAATCTTATTCTCttaaaatatccacaaaaactCCTCCCTCATCTTTAAAAATGATCTTTCCCTCCAaggaaaattattaataatccATATCACTAAAAaagctaaaagaaaatcatACTTCTATCATAAacctgaaatatatatatatatatatatatatatatatatgtacggaTTCTAAATCTAGAATTGAGTTTTGGGGAAGAAAAAAGCAAAGCTTTACTTTACTATTGAAGCTACTTCTGCATGACCTTCCTCCATCTTCTGTTGTCCCTTCAAACCATTTCTTCTCTCAACTTTATTCTCCTCCCCTCGATCGCAATTTATCAAATAAGAGTTTCCAGTTGCAGAGGAAAAGTTATTATCTGCAAACCATGATATTTCGCTACCATAGATGCGTTGAATATCTTGGGTCCTTCAAAAATGTATATGTTTTCATTCTTGAATTGGATTTAAAATGTATATCTTTTTATTCTTGTAGAAACAAAATTTAACtataatcaaacatattttGTTTTCCTGATACTTTGATGAGACAAATGCAATCTTAAACAGCATGTTCTGGTCTGTTCAATGAAGTACTGACATTATTCATCTCCAGGGACTTGTCATTTAACCGAGGGCTGACAGGTTGTATCTCACAAAGCCTAGGGGGCCTGCAAAAGCTTAATATCTTGTAAGATCCAATAAGCAAGCTAATTTTCCTATCTTCCACTCAAGAAACTCTGTATCTAAGCTACAATTATATTACTCAGACAAGCAtacatgtttttgtttttcatcttTCAGAATCCTAGCAGGCTGCAGCTTTAGTGGTGATATTCCAGATGAGTTGGGCAATCTTGCAGAGCTTTCCTTCCTGTAAGATCTTCCAATGTTATACGATAATTACATGACTCTAGTATTTCATGTCTGATATATTCTATTTTGCTCTCACTCTTAGGGCTCTCAATTCAAATAACTTAACTGGTAAAATACCCCCGTCTTTGGGTAAACTCTCCAAACTCTATTGGCTGGACATCTCGCAGAACCAGTTGACAGGACCCCTCCCCATATCAACCTCCTCTACCTCGGGCTTGGACCTCCTTTTGAAGGCTAAACATTTGTGGGTATTtgctcttttttatttgtttacctTCATGGGGCCAAAATATTAGATGAGTTTGTGgttttttaatatgctttttaaGGCAATACAATTTTGCCCAACAATTGTATGATTTCTATGAACTTGCAGCCATTTCAACAAGAACCAGCTTTCAGGTTCCATTCCAGCCAAACTTTTCAGCTCTAAGATGGTACTGATACACATGTAAGTTGATACCACCCAtcagttattttttatgtttttcaattttctagtCCTAATGCTTGCGGttcttaaacaaaaaaaacacagaTTATTTGATGGAAATCAACTTTCTGGAAGTATCCCATCAACCTTAGGGCTTGTACAGACTGTTGAGGTTCTGTGAGTAAAAACCACCTTAATTtaatctctattttatttttaactaccaaaaattatatttgcagtcATTTTTGGGTATTCTTTATGTACtttactaatatgattggctgCGTCACTTTTtgcttaatataaaataactgcttTGGCTAATCATATCAACAAAGTGTGTAaaaagtacgtaaaagtgactgtatgtagttCTACCACACCTTCTTTTCATATACATGTCTTCTCTCCGACATTTGGAGTAAAATTTGTTCACATTTGCAACAGTCGACTTGACAGAAATGCTCTTACGGGAGAGGTCCCGTCTAATCTCGGCAACCTGACAAAGATTAATGACTTGTGGGTATTTGTTTCTTTACTATATGTAGTCAGTTCTTTTATTACTATCTTCTTGGTGGGAACTTAGATTTCTCCTTCCTGCTGCTGTGTCCTTGTTAGGAATTTAGCCTATAATAATCTGACAGGCGCTTTACCAGATTTAACTCAATTGACGCACCTCAATTATGTGTAAGTGGATGGCATGGAATTTCCATCGAAAgtttaattttctaattcacaTGTTCTTTCCATGCACTAAGGAATCTTGTTCTCTTGCTTATTTTAACCAGGGACCTTAGTAACAACTCGTTTGACCCATCAGAAGCCCCAGTTTGGTTCTCAACCTTGCCATCACTCACCACACTGTAAGTCTTCGgtattttaaaaaggaaaattcttccaAGATTTctccatagaaaaaaaaaatagtgccaATGAGAGATCTAGTTCTTTCAATTATAGCATGACCTTATGTGATTGATGAGCAGGATTGTCGAATATGGGTCACTTGAAGGGGCTGTGCCACAAAAACTCTTCAGCTTTCCACAGATACAACAAGTGTAAGTTCTGATTAGAATAAGAGTCCATTAGACCATGACGATATATGTAGAAACTTTAAGTTtgacaattcaattttttctttaatgtttAGGAAATTGAAAAACAATTCATTTGACACATTGAACATGGGTAAAAACATCGGCCTACAACTTCAGCTTGTTGATTTGCAAAACAACAATATTTCCTCAATAACAGTGACTCCAGGCTACACAAAAAAATTAACGTGAGAGAGCTCATGGCCCTTGATCTTCAGTTTTGATAGTGTATTTTCTCAAAATCAGCATTCttatttgtctttttttatGTACTTCAGATTAAAAGGAAACCCAGTGTGTACTGCTGATCTATCAAATACAAACTTCTGCCAGCTTCATGAGCAACAACAACCTTATTCTACCAGCCTGGCTAATTGTGGAAGTCGATCATGTTCTCCTGATCAAAAGCTCAGCCCTCAGAGTTGTGAATGTGCCTATCCATATGCAGGAACATTATATTTTAGAGGACCCAAATTCAAGGAATTGTCCAATGAGACTATATTTCATTTATTGGAAATGAGTTTGTGGACAAAACTAGACCTGACTCCTGGTTCAGTCTCTCTTCAAAACCCATTTTTCAATACTGATGACTATCTTCAAGTGCAGCTAGCACTCTTTCCAGcaattggaaaatattttaataggtCAGAAATTCTGAGAATTGGGTTCGACTTGAGTAATCAAACATACAAGCCCCCTCCAGAGTTTGGGCCCTATTATTTTCTTCCATCTGATGATTACGCTTTCCCAGGTTCAAATGACatcgattctctctctctctttctcattgAGAAAAACTATTTCTCACATTGCATGGGATTCTGGTACTAAAATGGGGGCAACTGACaataaatttgtttttcagcCACACATGGGGCAACTTCTATCAGCTCTCCTGTAATAGTTGGGATTGCAATTGGTTGTGCCATTTTGGTTTTGGTCCTTGTCGGAGTAGGGATATATGCTGTTAACGAAAAGAAACGTGCAGAAAGAGCCATTGGATTAAGTAAACCATCTGGTAATTAATATAGAAACTCATtggtaattatatatttgttgtCCTATATCGCTAATTTACTCTGTTTCCAGCTTCCTGGGAAACAAGTGGTAATGATAGTGGGGGTGCACCACAGTTGAAGGGAGCAAGATGGTTTTCTTATGATGAACTCAGAAAGTGCACCAATAATTTCACTGAAAGAAATGAGATAGGTTCTGGAGGGTATGGCAAGGTACATGTCTCACTATTCAATCAATTATGGTGAAAATTTGCTTCCAAGCACTGTTTTATGACATTTTAATGCTCTTTTAGGTTTATAGAGGGATGCTTTCTAATGAACAAGTTGTGGCTATCAAAAGAGCTCGGCAAGGATCAACGCAGGGTGGACTTGAGTTCAAGACTGAAATTGAGTTGCTTTCACGAGTTCATCACAAGAATCTCGTTAGCCTAGTGGGTTTTTGTTTTGAACAAGGAGAACAGATGTTGGTCTATGAATTTTTGCCTAATGGAACGCTTAGGGAGAGCTTGTCAGgtacattcattttattttagttaaacCAAAAGGCAAGCACCCACATCAGCTATTCTTGCTTAGTAGGTTATCAAAACTTGTTTTTGCAAaagaaattaatcatttttcttgaaaatatttcaagttttatgaATAATCTACACAAAATCCGCTTTGAAAATCCTTGTTAGTAACCTATTTTCAAAGTCTAACAGAAATTGTGTCGAAATATGAACTGTAGGGAAATCTGGCATTTATCTCGATTGGAAGAGAAGACTTCGCATTGCTCTTGGCTCAGCCAAAGGGCTAGCTTTCCTACACGAGTTTGCTAATCCTCCTATAATCCATAGAGATGTTAAGTCCGCCAATATTCTGTTGGATGAAAAATTGACAGCAAAGGTTGCAGATTTTGGCTTGTCCAAGCTGGTATCAAACGGTTCAGAAGGGCATGTTTCAACTCAAGTGAAAGGCACAATGGTAAGTAATCTATAGAACCTCTTAGCCTATTAAGGTTTTCAATCGGACAAACTATAGTGAACAGTTTATTTTTTCCTGCATG
Encoded here:
- the LOC122299611 gene encoding leucine-rich repeat receptor protein kinase HPCA1-like isoform X2, with translation MAGIRLLLFLALFSSGYLVISSLTDPGDAAALQSLKDVWKNLPPSWGHSDPCGAPWEGVTCNDSRVTELRLSTMGLKGKLSGDIGELTELRSLDLSFNRGLTGCISQSLGGLQKLNILILAGCSFSGDIPDELGNLAELSFLALNSNNLTGKIPPSLGKLSKLYWLDISQNQLTGPLPISTSSTSGLDLLLKAKHFHFNKNQLSGSIPAKLFSSKMVLIHILFDGNQLSGSIPSTLGLVQTVEVLRLDRNALTGEVPSNLGNLTKINDLNLAYNNLTGALPDLTQLTHLNYVDLSNNSFDPSEAPVWFSTLPSLTTLIVEYGSLEGAVPQKLFSFPQIQQVKLKNNSFDTLNMGKNIGLQLQLVDLQNNNISSITVTPGYTKKLTLKGNPVCTADLSNTNFCQLHEQQQPYSTSLANCGSRSCSPDQKLSPQSCECAYPYAGTLYFRGPKFKELSNETIFHLLEMSLWTKLDLTPGSVSLQNPFFNTDDYLQVQLALFPAIGKYFNRSEILRIGFDLSNQTYKPPPEFGPYYFLPSDDYAFPATHGATSISSPVIVGIAIGCAILVLVLVGVGIYAVNEKKRAERAIGLTSWETSGNDSGGAPQLKGARWFSYDELRKCTNNFTERNEIGSGGYGKVYRGMLSNEQVVAIKRARQGSTQGGLEFKTEIELLSRVHHKNLVSLVGFCFEQGEQMLVYEFLPNGTLRESLSGKSGIYLDWKRRLRIALGSAKGLAFLHEFANPPIIHRDVKSANILLDEKLTAKVADFGLSKLVSNGSEGHVSTQVKGTMGYLDPEYYMTQHLTEKSDVYSFGVVMLELVTAKQPIEKGKYVVREVLTAMNKNDDEYYGLRNMIDSSIRNITNLIGFGRFLELAMQCVEDSATDRPTMSEVVKALETILQNDGLATNSTSESSSATDFVASKGASKHPYKDSLPKKDATDRASFDYSGGYTISAKVEPK
- the LOC122299611 gene encoding leucine-rich repeat receptor protein kinase HPCA1-like isoform X3; the protein is MAGIRLLLFLALFSSGYLVISSLTDPGDAAALQSLKDVWKNLPPSWGHSDPCGAPWEGVTCNDSRVTELRLSTMGLKGKLSGDIGELTELRSLDLSFNRGLTGCISQSLGGLQKLNILILAGCSFSGDIPDELGNLAELSFLALNSNNLTGKIPPSLGKLSKLYWLDISQNQLTGPLPISTSSTSGLDLLLKAKHFHFNKNQLSGSIPAKLFSSKMVLIHIRLDRNALTGEVPSNLGNLTKINDLNLAYNNLTGALPDLTQLTHLNYVDLSNNSFDPSEAPVWFSTLPSLTTLIVEYGSLEGAVPQKLFSFPQIQQVKLKNNSFDTLNMGKNIGLQLQLVDLQNNNISSITVTPGYTKKLTLKGNPVCTADLSNTNFCQLHEQQQPYSTSLANCGSRSCSPDQKLSPQSCECAYPYAGTLYFRGPKFKELSNETIFHLLEMSLWTKLDLTPGSVSLQNPFFNTDDYLQVQLALFPAIGKYFNRSEILRIGFDLSNQTYKPPPEFGPYYFLPSDDYAFPATHGATSISSPVIVGIAIGCAILVLVLVGVGIYAVNEKKRAERAIGLSKPSASWETSGNDSGGAPQLKGARWFSYDELRKCTNNFTERNEIGSGGYGKVYRGMLSNEQVVAIKRARQGSTQGGLEFKTEIELLSRVHHKNLVSLVGFCFEQGEQMLVYEFLPNGTLRESLSGKSGIYLDWKRRLRIALGSAKGLAFLHEFANPPIIHRDVKSANILLDEKLTAKVADFGLSKLVSNGSEGHVSTQVKGTMGYLDPEYYMTQHLTEKSDVYSFGVVMLELVTAKQPIEKGKYVVREVLTAMNKNDDEYYGLRNMIDSSIRNITNLIGFGRFLELAMQCVEDSATDRPTMSEVVKALETILQNDGLATNSTSESSSATDFVASKGASKHPYKDSLPKKDATDRASFDYSGGYTISAKVEPK
- the LOC122299611 gene encoding leucine-rich repeat receptor protein kinase HPCA1-like isoform X1 produces the protein MAGIRLLLFLALFSSGYLVISSLTDPGDAAALQSLKDVWKNLPPSWGHSDPCGAPWEGVTCNDSRVTELRLSTMGLKGKLSGDIGELTELRSLDLSFNRGLTGCISQSLGGLQKLNILILAGCSFSGDIPDELGNLAELSFLALNSNNLTGKIPPSLGKLSKLYWLDISQNQLTGPLPISTSSTSGLDLLLKAKHFHFNKNQLSGSIPAKLFSSKMVLIHILFDGNQLSGSIPSTLGLVQTVEVLRLDRNALTGEVPSNLGNLTKINDLNLAYNNLTGALPDLTQLTHLNYVDLSNNSFDPSEAPVWFSTLPSLTTLIVEYGSLEGAVPQKLFSFPQIQQVKLKNNSFDTLNMGKNIGLQLQLVDLQNNNISSITVTPGYTKKLTLKGNPVCTADLSNTNFCQLHEQQQPYSTSLANCGSRSCSPDQKLSPQSCECAYPYAGTLYFRGPKFKELSNETIFHLLEMSLWTKLDLTPGSVSLQNPFFNTDDYLQVQLALFPAIGKYFNRSEILRIGFDLSNQTYKPPPEFGPYYFLPSDDYAFPATHGATSISSPVIVGIAIGCAILVLVLVGVGIYAVNEKKRAERAIGLSKPSASWETSGNDSGGAPQLKGARWFSYDELRKCTNNFTERNEIGSGGYGKVYRGMLSNEQVVAIKRARQGSTQGGLEFKTEIELLSRVHHKNLVSLVGFCFEQGEQMLVYEFLPNGTLRESLSGKSGIYLDWKRRLRIALGSAKGLAFLHEFANPPIIHRDVKSANILLDEKLTAKVADFGLSKLVSNGSEGHVSTQVKGTMGYLDPEYYMTQHLTEKSDVYSFGVVMLELVTAKQPIEKGKYVVREVLTAMNKNDDEYYGLRNMIDSSIRNITNLIGFGRFLELAMQCVEDSATDRPTMSEVVKALETILQNDGLATNSTSESSSATDFVASKGASKHPYKDSLPKKDATDRASFDYSGGYTISAKVEPK